From a region of the Gossypium raimondii isolate GPD5lz chromosome 10, ASM2569854v1, whole genome shotgun sequence genome:
- the LOC105775543 gene encoding glycine-rich cell wall structural protein, translating into MGKLISKWVGVFLMILVFTIWIAECRKLERETLGVGIGGGVGGGVGGGIGIGIGGGVGGGVGGGIGIGIGGGGIGVGGGAGGGIGGGIGVGGGAGGGKSGGRGHGGGGGGGAGGGSKGGGHGGGSGRGGGGGKGGGGF; encoded by the coding sequence aTGGggaaattaatttccaaatggGTTGGAGTGTTTTTGATGATACTTGTGTTTACTATATGGATAGCAGAATGCCGAAAACTTGAGAGGGAGACCCTGGGAGTTGGTATTGGTGGAGGTGTTGGAGGTGGTGTTGGTGGTGGTATAGGAATTGGAATTGGAGGTGGTGTTGGAGGTGGTGTTGGTGGTGGTATAGGAATTGGAATTGGAGGTGGAGGTATAGGAGTTGGAGGCGGAGCTGGCGGTGGAATAGGTGGAGGCATAGGAGTTGGAGGCGGAGCTGGCGGTGGAAAAAGTGGAGGTCGAGGACATGGAGGCGGAGGTGGAGGAGGTGCTGGTGGTGGTTCTAAGGGTGGAGGACATGGGGGTGGAAGTGGAAGAGGAGGTGGTGGTGGAAAAGGAGGAGGGGGATTTTAG
- the LOC105778376 gene encoding peroxidase 29: MRRTIVVVFFMFQCFSFNVKGFGLSYNFYEKSCPQVEDIVRNGLQPIFLTDPTSAPALLRLMFHDCQVQGCDASILVDPGNGNEATEMASSKNLGIRKREIVSMVKSMVEAQCPQQVSCADILILAAREAVAVTGGPRIKVPLGRRDSSHAPSHRLPDALLPPATAGVSEMLNIFTNKGMNLEESVAVLGAHTLGITHCSNLQNRLYSRNNDELRGMEPGFAAFLRLTCQKGPLTSNLSFVLNDPTPFSFDNEYYVNAMRGRGVLKIDAEMVSNPKTAHVMKHFSMNEADFFRAFYSAFVKLSRYGVLTGKQGVIRKNCNQLS; this comes from the exons ATGAGAAGAACTATAGTTGTGGTATTCTTCATGTTTcaatgttttagttttaatgttaAAGGTTTCGGCCTTTCATATAATTTCTATGAGAAATCGTGCCCACAAGTTGAGGACATTGTCAGAAATGGCCTTCAGCCTATATTTCTCACCGATCCCACTTCTGCACCTGCGTTGTTAAGGCTTATGTTTCATGATTGTCAAGTTCAG GGATGCGATGCTTCCATTCTAGTTGATCCAGGAAATGGAAATGAGGCAACAGAGATGGCTTCTAGTAAGAATTTGGGGATAAGAAAGAGAGAGATAGTAAGCATGGTTAAATCAATGGTGGAAGCTCAATGTCCCCAACAAGTCTCATGTGCCGATATTCTGATATTGGCAGCTCGAGAGGCCGTGGCGGTGACAGGAGGGCCTCGGATAAAAGTCCCATTGGGACGGCGGGATTCGTCTCACGCCCCTAGCCATCGACTGCCAGACGCATTGCTCCCTCCTGCAACAGCTGGAGTCTCTGAAATGCTTAATATTTTCACCAACAAAGGAATGAACCTTGAAGAATCTGTCGCCGTTTTGG GTGCTCACACGCTCGGGATAACGCATTGTTCAAACCTTCAGAACCGTTTATACAGTCGTAACAATGATGAGCTTAGAGGAATGGAACCTGGTTTTGCTGCATTTTTGAGGTTAACTTGTCAGAAAGGACCTTTAACCTCAAATTTAAGCTTCGTTCTGAATGACCCGACGCCGTTTTCGTTTGACAATGAATACTATGTAAATGCAATGAGAGGCCGAGGAGTACTAAAAATAGATGCTGAAATGGTATCAAACCCCAAAACAGCACATGTTATGAAACATTTCTCCATGAATGAGGCTGATTTCTTCCGAGCATTCTATTCTGCCTTTGTGAAGCTATCTCGCTATGGAGTTCTGACCGGGAAACAAGGTGTTATTAGAAAGAATTGCAACCAACTAAGCTGA